TGCTACGCATGCAGCTCAGGGTTATGCCAGGGTCACCGGAAAAGTGGGCGTCTGCTTTGCAACGTCCGGTCCGGGCGCCACCAACCTGATCACCGGTATTGCCGATGCACAGATTGATTCAACACCCATGGTATGCATTACCGGCCAAGTCCCATCTTCCTTGCTTGGATCAGATGCTTTTCAGGAAACAGATGTGATCGGGATATCAATGCCTGTTACCAAATGGAACTTTCAGGTCACCAAACCGGAGGAGATAGCAGATGCACTCGCAAAAGCATTTTACATCGTCCGAAGCGGACGTCCCGGACCGGTGGTGGTGGATATCACGAAAGACGCCCAGTTCGGATCGGTTGACTTTACCTATACGCCTTGCAACCGCGTCAGAAGTTATGTGCCTGTCCCTAAAATCAAGGAAGGTGCATTGAAGGCAGCAGCCGAATTATTGAACGGAGCTAAAAAGCCTTACATCCTGGCAGGTCATGGGGTGCTGATCTCCGGAGGAACTGATGCGCTCGTACAACTGGCAGAGAAAGCCGGAATACCGGTAGCTTCTACCTTGCTAGGTCTCTCCGCATTTCCCCCGGACCATCCGCTTTATGTTGGCATGCTTGGAATGCATGGCAATTACGGCCCCAACATCCTCACCCAGGCATGCGATGTTCTGATTGCCGTGGGAATGAGGTTTGATGACCGGGTAACAGGAAAACTTGACACATATGCACGCCAGGCAAAGGTGATACACATCGAGATAGACCCCGCGGAGGTAGACAAAAACGTGAAGGCAGATGTAGCCCTGATGGGTGACGCCAAAGCGGTTCTGGAGCAATGGCTGCCGATGGTGAATAAAAATGAACACGCAGACTGGGTCAATGAATTCAGAAAGTGTGACGCAATAGAAGAGGAGAAGGTAGTACGCGAGGCCCTCAATCCTGACGGAGAGGAGCTTAAAATGTCCGAAGTGGTAAACCTGATCTCAGAAAAAACCGCCGGAGAAGCCGTAGTTGTTACAGACGTTGGTCAGCACCAAATGATCGGCGCCAGATACTACAAGTTCCGCAAACCGGATAGCAATGTTACCTCGGGAGGCTTGGGAACAATGGGCTTTGCACTTCCTGCGGCACTGGGAGCTAAGATCGGCAGACCCGACCGGGAAGTGATCGCCATTATTGGCGATGGCGGATTCCAGATGACATTGCAGGAAATGGCCACCATCTTCCAAACCAAGGCGGCAGTGAAAGTGGTCATACTCAACAACAACTTCCTGGGAATGGTTCGTCAATGGCAACAGTTGTTCTTCGACAGGAGATACTCTTTCACAGAAATGACCAACCCTGATTTTGTAAGTCTGTCAAAAGGATTTGGCATAGAAGCCAGCAGAGTATCCGAACGAGATGCCCTGGGCAGCGCCATCGATACCATGTTACAGCATGACGGGCCCTATCTGCTTGAAGTAATGGTGGAGAAGGAAGACAACGTATTTCCAATGGTACCGGCGGGAGCCAGCCTGGATGAAATCAAACTAGAAAAGTAACCAATCATGAATAAGGAATTTACCATATCCGTATATACCGAGAATTTTGCCGGGCTGTTAAATCAGATCACCATCATCTTTAACCGCCGCAAGGTAAATATCGAAAGCCTGACTGTATCCGAATCTGAGGTCAAAGGGATACATCGCTTTACCATTGTCGTCGTTGCTGAGAAGGATCAGGTAGAACGCATCGTGAAACAAATTGAGAAAGTGGTGGAGGTATTCCGGGCCTTCGTTCACGAAACAGATGAGATCATTCATCAGGAAATCGCGTTATACAAAGTTCCAACCAAAAGCTTGTCGAACGGCAAGGATCTTGAAAAGATGATCCGGGATAACAACGCCCGCATTCTAACTGTAGAACCCGATTTCATGGTGATTGAAAAAACCGGCCACAAGTCAGAAACACAAGCATTATATGAAGCCCTATCCGAATACGGCATCTTACAGTTCGTTCGATCCGGACGGGTTTCTGTTTCAAGACCCATTATGGCACTGAGTGCCTATTTAAGGGAGCTTGACGAAGCATATGATTAACCAATTCAATTCGAAGTTATATCGTTTTATTAATCCATAAATACCATAAGAAAATGGCAAAAATCAATTTTGGCGGAGTAGAAGAAAACGTAGTCACAAGAGAGGAATTCCCTCTGGAAAAGGCACAGGAAGTGCTGAAGGACGAAGTTGTGGCCGTGATAGGCTACGGCGTACAAGGTCCCGGTCAATCCCTGAACCTCAAAGACAACGGATTCAACGTCATTGTAGGACAACGGAAAGATTCCAAAACCTGGCAGAAGGCAGTCGCCGATGGTTGGGTGGAAGGCAAGGATTTGTTTGACATCGAAGAGGCTTGTGAAAAAGCCACCATCATACAGTACCTGTTGTCGGATGCCGGCCAGATCGCTTTATGGCCTACCGTTAAGAAACATCTGACTCCCGGAAAGGCACTTTACTTTTCACATGGCTTCGGTGTTACCTACCACGAACAAACAGGCATCATTCCTCCAAAAGATGTGGACGTGATCCTTGTTGCCCCTAAAGGTTCTGGTACATCCCTTCGCCGCTTGTTTCTCGAGGGCAAGGGACTTAACTCAAGTTATGCCATCTATCAGGATGCTACCGGAAAAGCAAAAGACCGTGTCGTTTCACTAGGCATAGGTGTAGGTTCCGGCTACCTGTTCGAAACAGACTTCAAAAAAGAAGTGTTCAGCGACCTTACCGGAGAAAGAGGCATCCTCATGGGCGCACTGGCCGGTGTATTCGAAGCGCAGTATAATGTGCTTCGTAAAAACGGGCACTCTCCTTCGGAAGCGTTCAATGAAACTGTCGAAGAACTCACACAAAGTCTCATGCCCCTCGTTGCCGAGAACGGAATGGACTGGATGTATGCCAATACGTCTACCACCGCACAGCGTGGTGCATTGGACTGGAGACATAAATTCAGAGAAGCTGTTACTCCTGTATTCGATGAACTATACAACAGCGTCTCCTCAGGTAATGAAGCTAAAGTGGTCATCGAAGCCAACAAAAAAACTGATTACCGCGACAAGCTGGCGGAAGAACTTAAGGAGCTTCACGAATCCGAAATGTGGCAAGCCGGAGCTCAGGTTCGTAAGCTGAGACCGGAGCGACAATCATAATTTTATGTCACAAACAAAAACGCAAGTTAAGCCGGAACTGATCTCTCTTGAACAAGTTCGGGAGGCACAGTTCCGGCTGAACAGCGTGGTTATGCATTCTCCATTGATGCTGAACCACAACCTGTCTGAACGCTACCAGTGCAAGGTGTTCCTGAAAAGAGAAGACCTTCAGGTGGTAAGGTCATACAAGATTCGCGGAGCGTACAACAAAATGGCGTGCATGTCCAAATCCGAATTGCAAAACGGGATTGTCTGCGCCAGTGCCGGAAACCATGCGCAGGGTGTTGCATATGCGTGCCAGAAGTTAGGTGTGGATGGGATCATCTTCATGCCAACACCGACACCTAGACAAAAAATTCGGCAGGTGAAGATGTTCGGCAAGGACAGGATCGAGGTTAGATTGATCGGTGACACTTATGATGATTCCCAGCGTGAAGCCCTCTTGTTTGCTGAAA
This window of the Flavobacteriales bacterium genome carries:
- the ilvB gene encoding biosynthetic-type acetolactate synthase large subunit, producing MTLTQTKDKPAQELKKTTMTGSEAVIHSLLQEGVDTIFGYPGGAIMPIYDALYDFQDKINHVLVRHEQGATHAAQGYARVTGKVGVCFATSGPGATNLITGIADAQIDSTPMVCITGQVPSSLLGSDAFQETDVIGISMPVTKWNFQVTKPEEIADALAKAFYIVRSGRPGPVVVDITKDAQFGSVDFTYTPCNRVRSYVPVPKIKEGALKAAAELLNGAKKPYILAGHGVLISGGTDALVQLAEKAGIPVASTLLGLSAFPPDHPLYVGMLGMHGNYGPNILTQACDVLIAVGMRFDDRVTGKLDTYARQAKVIHIEIDPAEVDKNVKADVALMGDAKAVLEQWLPMVNKNEHADWVNEFRKCDAIEEEKVVREALNPDGEELKMSEVVNLISEKTAGEAVVVTDVGQHQMIGARYYKFRKPDSNVTSGGLGTMGFALPAALGAKIGRPDREVIAIIGDGGFQMTLQEMATIFQTKAAVKVVILNNNFLGMVRQWQQLFFDRRYSFTEMTNPDFVSLSKGFGIEASRVSERDALGSAIDTMLQHDGPYLLEVMVEKEDNVFPMVPAGASLDEIKLEK
- the ilvN gene encoding acetolactate synthase small subunit — protein: MNKEFTISVYTENFAGLLNQITIIFNRRKVNIESLTVSESEVKGIHRFTIVVVAEKDQVERIVKQIEKVVEVFRAFVHETDEIIHQEIALYKVPTKSLSNGKDLEKMIRDNNARILTVEPDFMVIEKTGHKSETQALYEALSEYGILQFVRSGRVSVSRPIMALSAYLRELDEAYD
- the ilvC gene encoding ketol-acid reductoisomerase, translated to MAKINFGGVEENVVTREEFPLEKAQEVLKDEVVAVIGYGVQGPGQSLNLKDNGFNVIVGQRKDSKTWQKAVADGWVEGKDLFDIEEACEKATIIQYLLSDAGQIALWPTVKKHLTPGKALYFSHGFGVTYHEQTGIIPPKDVDVILVAPKGSGTSLRRLFLEGKGLNSSYAIYQDATGKAKDRVVSLGIGVGSGYLFETDFKKEVFSDLTGERGILMGALAGVFEAQYNVLRKNGHSPSEAFNETVEELTQSLMPLVAENGMDWMYANTSTTAQRGALDWRHKFREAVTPVFDELYNSVSSGNEAKVVIEANKKTDYRDKLAEELKELHESEMWQAGAQVRKLRPERQS